From one Streptomyces sp. ICC1 genomic stretch:
- a CDS encoding phosphoadenylyl-sulfate reductase: protein MTTLQTAGLNTRDADLKVLAEQAGRDLEDASPLEILTWAAETFGKEFAVTSSMEDAVVAHLASRAFPGVDVVFLDTGYHFEETIGTRDAVEAVMDVNVITLTPRQSVAEQDAEYGPKLHDRDPDLCCALRKVKPLEEGLTAYRAWATGLRRDESPTRANTPVVGWDEKRRKVKVSPIARWTQDDVDAYVLEHGVLTNPLLMDGYPSVGCAPCTRRVAEGEDARAGRWAGLGKTECGLHG, encoded by the coding sequence ATGACCACGCTTCAGACCGCCGGTCTCAACACCCGGGACGCCGATCTCAAGGTGCTGGCCGAGCAGGCGGGCCGGGACCTCGAGGACGCCTCCCCCCTGGAGATCCTCACCTGGGCGGCCGAGACCTTCGGCAAGGAGTTCGCCGTGACCTCCTCCATGGAGGACGCGGTCGTCGCCCACCTCGCCTCCCGCGCCTTCCCCGGCGTGGACGTGGTCTTCCTCGACACGGGCTACCACTTCGAGGAGACCATCGGCACCCGCGACGCGGTCGAGGCCGTGATGGACGTCAACGTCATCACGCTCACCCCGCGCCAGAGCGTCGCCGAACAGGACGCCGAGTACGGCCCGAAGCTGCACGACCGCGACCCCGACCTGTGCTGCGCGCTGCGCAAGGTCAAGCCCCTGGAAGAGGGCCTGACCGCCTACCGCGCCTGGGCGACGGGCTTGCGCCGCGACGAGTCCCCGACCCGGGCCAACACCCCGGTGGTCGGCTGGGACGAGAAGCGGCGGAAGGTCAAGGTCTCCCCGATCGCCCGCTGGACCCAGGACGACGTGGACGCGTACGTGCTGGAGCACGGCGTCCTCACCAACCCGCTGCTGATGGACGGTTACCCCTCCGTCGGCTGCGCCCCCTGCACCCGCCGGGTGGCGGAGGGCGAGGACGCCCGCGCCGGCCGCTGGGCGGGGCTCGGCAAGACCGAGTGCGGACTGCACGGCTGA
- the cysC gene encoding adenylyl-sulfate kinase: MSVSDQGATVWLTGLPSAGKTTIAYALAERLRAEGHRVEVLDGDEIREFLSAGLGFSREDRHTNVQRIGFVAELLASNGVKALVPVIAPFADSREAVRKRHAAEGTAYLEVHVATPVEVCSERDVKGLYAKQAAGEISGLTGVDDPYEAPGSPDLRIESHTQSVQESASALHALLTERGLA, from the coding sequence ATGAGCGTGAGCGACCAGGGCGCCACGGTGTGGCTGACCGGGCTGCCGAGCGCGGGCAAGACCACCATCGCCTACGCGCTGGCCGAGCGGCTGCGCGCCGAGGGCCACCGCGTGGAGGTCCTCGACGGCGACGAGATCCGGGAGTTCCTCTCCGCCGGTCTCGGTTTCAGCCGCGAGGACCGGCACACCAACGTGCAGCGGATCGGCTTCGTCGCCGAACTCCTCGCGTCCAACGGCGTCAAGGCGCTCGTCCCGGTGATCGCACCGTTCGCGGACAGCCGTGAGGCCGTTCGCAAGCGGCACGCCGCCGAGGGCACCGCGTACCTGGAGGTCCACGTGGCCACCCCGGTCGAGGTCTGCTCCGAGCGCGACGTGAAGGGCCTGTACGCCAAGCAGGCGGCAGGCGAGATCTCCGGTCTGACCGGGGTCGACGACCCGTACGAGGCGCCGGGCTCCCCGGACCTGCGTATCGAGTCGCACACGCAGTCCGTACAGGAGTCGGCTTCGGCACTGCACGCGCTGCTCACCGAGAGGGGTCTGGCATGA
- the cysD gene encoding sulfate adenylyltransferase subunit CysD, with protein MTATVAHVHEGTDAPYALSHLDALESEAVHIFREVAGEFEKPVILFSGGKDSIVMLHLALKAFAPAPVPFTLLHVDTGHNFPEVLDYRDRAVAKHGLRLHVASVQEYIDAGKLRERPDGVRNPLQTVPLTEAIQSLKFDAVFGGGRRDEEKARAKERVFSLRDEFSQWDPRRQRPELWQLYNGRHAPGEHVRVFPLSNWTELDVWQYIAREKIELPEIYFAHEREVFKRNGMWLTAGEWGGAKGDETTETRLIRYRTVGDMSCTGAVDSDATTLDAVITEIAASRLTERGATRADDKMSEAAMEDRKREGYF; from the coding sequence ATGACCGCCACCGTCGCACACGTCCACGAAGGGACGGACGCGCCCTACGCGCTGTCGCACCTCGACGCCCTCGAGTCGGAGGCCGTGCACATCTTCCGCGAGGTCGCGGGCGAGTTCGAGAAGCCGGTGATCCTCTTCTCCGGCGGCAAGGACTCGATCGTCATGCTGCACCTGGCGCTGAAGGCGTTCGCGCCCGCGCCGGTGCCGTTCACCCTGCTGCACGTGGACACCGGCCACAACTTCCCCGAGGTCCTGGACTACCGCGACCGCGCGGTCGCCAAGCACGGCCTGCGCCTGCACGTGGCCTCCGTCCAGGAGTACATCGACGCCGGCAAGCTCCGCGAGCGCCCCGACGGCGTCCGCAACCCGCTGCAGACCGTCCCGCTGACCGAGGCGATCCAGAGCCTCAAGTTCGACGCCGTCTTCGGCGGCGGCCGCCGCGACGAGGAGAAGGCCCGCGCCAAGGAGCGCGTCTTCTCCCTGCGCGACGAGTTCTCCCAGTGGGACCCGCGCCGCCAGCGCCCCGAGCTGTGGCAGCTCTACAACGGCCGCCACGCGCCCGGCGAGCACGTGCGCGTCTTCCCGCTGTCCAACTGGACCGAGCTGGACGTGTGGCAGTACATCGCCCGCGAGAAGATCGAACTGCCGGAGATCTACTTCGCCCACGAGCGCGAGGTCTTCAAGCGCAACGGCATGTGGCTGACGGCCGGCGAGTGGGGCGGCGCCAAGGGCGACGAGACCACCGAGACCCGCCTGATCCGCTACCGCACCGTCGGTGACATGTCCTGCACCGGTGCCGTCGACTCCGACGCCACCACGCTGGACGCCGTGATCACCGAGATCGCCGCCTCCCGGCTCACCGAGCGGGGCGCGACCCGCGCCGACGACAAGATGTCCGAGGCCGCGATGGAAGACCGCAAGCGCGAAGGGTACTTCTAA
- a CDS encoding GTP-binding protein, which produces MTSTTEQFADLSATTLLRFATAGSVDDGKSTLVGRLLHDSKSILTDQLEAVEAVSAQRGQDTPDLALLTDGLRAEREQGITIDVAYRYFATARRRFILADTPGHVQYTRNMVTGASTADLAVVLVDARNGVIEQTRRHAAVAALLRVPHVVLAVNKMDLVDYQEAVFAAIAEEFTAYASDLGVPEITAIPISALAGDNVVEPSAHMDWYGGPTVLEHLETVPVSHDLTACPARFPVQYVIRPQTAAHPDYRGYAGQIASGVLRVGEPVTVLPSGRTSVIEGIDALGESVDIAWAPQSVTVRLKDDIDISRGDLIAPSASAPATTQDVEATVCHVADQPLAVGARVLIKHTTRTVKAIVKEIPSRLTLDDLSQHPNPGQLVANDIGRVVVRTAEPLALDSYADSRRTGSFLLIDPADGTTLAAGMVGESFASKAETTIQADEEGWDF; this is translated from the coding sequence ATGACCTCCACCACCGAGCAGTTCGCCGATCTGTCGGCGACCACGCTGCTGCGCTTCGCGACCGCCGGTTCCGTCGACGACGGCAAATCCACGCTCGTCGGGCGCCTCCTGCACGACTCCAAGTCGATCCTCACCGACCAGCTGGAGGCCGTCGAGGCCGTGTCCGCCCAGCGCGGTCAGGACACCCCCGACCTCGCGCTGCTCACCGACGGCCTGCGGGCCGAGCGGGAGCAGGGCATCACCATCGACGTCGCGTACCGCTACTTCGCCACCGCCCGGCGCCGGTTCATCCTCGCCGACACCCCGGGGCACGTGCAGTACACCCGGAACATGGTCACCGGCGCCTCCACCGCCGACCTGGCCGTGGTCCTGGTCGACGCCCGCAACGGCGTGATCGAGCAGACCCGCCGGCACGCGGCCGTCGCCGCGCTGCTGCGCGTCCCGCACGTGGTCCTGGCCGTCAACAAGATGGACCTGGTGGACTACCAGGAGGCCGTCTTCGCGGCGATCGCCGAGGAGTTCACCGCGTACGCCTCGGACCTCGGCGTCCCGGAGATCACCGCGATCCCGATCTCGGCCCTGGCCGGCGACAACGTCGTGGAGCCCTCCGCGCACATGGACTGGTACGGCGGCCCCACGGTGCTGGAGCACCTGGAGACCGTCCCGGTCAGCCACGACCTCACCGCCTGCCCGGCGCGCTTCCCGGTGCAGTACGTGATCCGTCCGCAGACGGCCGCGCACCCGGACTACCGCGGCTACGCCGGCCAGATCGCCTCCGGCGTACTGCGCGTCGGCGAGCCCGTCACGGTCCTGCCGTCGGGGCGCACCTCGGTCATCGAGGGCATCGACGCGCTCGGCGAGAGCGTGGACATCGCCTGGGCCCCGCAGTCGGTGACGGTGCGTCTGAAGGACGACATCGACATCTCGCGCGGCGACCTGATCGCCCCGTCCGCGAGCGCCCCGGCCACCACGCAGGACGTCGAGGCGACGGTCTGCCACGTGGCGGACCAGCCGCTGGCCGTCGGCGCCCGGGTGCTGATCAAGCACACGACGCGCACGGTCAAGGCGATCGTCAAGGAGATCCCCTCGCGGCTGACCCTGGACGACCTGTCCCAGCACCCGAACCCCGGTCAGCTGGTGGCCAACGACATCGGCCGGGTCGTCGTGCGCACCGCCGAGCCGCTCGCGCTCGACTCGTACGCCGACTCGCGCCGCACCGGTTCCTTCCTGCTGATCGACCCGGCGGACGGCACGACGCTGGCGGCCGGCATGGTCGGCGAGTCCTTCGCCTCCAAGGCCGAGACCACCATCCAGGCCGATGAGGAAGGGTGGGACTTCTGA
- the sepH gene encoding septation protein SepH, which yields MPELRVVAVSNDGTRLVLKAADSTEYTLPIDERLRAAVRNDRARLNQIEIEVESHLRPRDIQARIRAGASAEEVAQMAGIPVDRVRRFEGPVLAERAFMAERARKTPVRRPGENTGPQLGEAVQERLTLRGAEKESVQWDSWRRDDGTWEVLLVYRVAGEPHSASWTYDPPRRLVVAVDDEARSLIGESDDLPATPEPSFPFVPRIARLPRDRPLDRALDRQMERPVAPAPPPEPEAEEERDTLTALLEAVPSFRGDLVVPEPVEEPEAAEPPAASASTGAGSAYADVLMPRTVAGHRDRLTGTTDRQAEADGVRPGRRAAVPSWDEIVFGTRRKKQE from the coding sequence ATGCCCGAACTGCGTGTCGTGGCCGTCTCCAATGACGGCACACGACTGGTGCTCAAGGCTGCGGACAGCACGGAGTACACGCTTCCGATCGACGAGCGTCTCCGGGCCGCCGTGCGCAATGACCGTGCGCGCCTGAACCAGATCGAGATCGAGGTGGAGAGCCACCTCCGCCCCCGCGACATCCAGGCCCGCATACGGGCCGGTGCCTCCGCTGAGGAGGTCGCCCAGATGGCCGGCATCCCCGTCGACCGCGTACGCCGCTTCGAGGGCCCCGTGCTCGCCGAGCGCGCGTTCATGGCCGAGCGGGCCCGCAAGACCCCCGTACGCCGGCCCGGCGAGAACACCGGACCCCAGCTCGGCGAGGCCGTGCAGGAACGGCTCACGCTGCGCGGGGCCGAGAAGGAATCCGTCCAGTGGGACTCCTGGCGCCGCGACGACGGCACTTGGGAGGTCCTCCTCGTCTACCGGGTCGCGGGCGAACCGCACTCGGCGAGCTGGACCTACGACCCGCCGCGCCGGCTGGTCGTGGCCGTGGACGACGAGGCCCGCTCCCTGATCGGCGAGTCGGACGACCTGCCGGCGACGCCGGAGCCGAGCTTCCCCTTCGTGCCGAGGATCGCGCGGCTGCCGCGCGACCGGCCGCTGGACCGCGCGCTCGACCGGCAGATGGAACGCCCGGTCGCGCCCGCCCCGCCGCCGGAGCCGGAGGCCGAGGAAGAGCGGGACACCCTGACGGCCCTGCTGGAGGCGGTGCCGAGCTTCCGCGGCGATCTGGTGGTCCCGGAGCCGGTGGAGGAGCCGGAGGCGGCGGAGCCGCCTGCCGCGTCGGCCTCGACCGGTGCGGGCTCCGCGTACGCGGACGTGCTGATGCCCCGTACGGTGGCGGGCCACCGCGACCGCCTGACGGGTACGACCGACCGCCAGGCGGAGGCCGACGGCGTCCGCCCCGGCCGCCGCGCGGCCGTCCCGAGCTGGGACGAGATCGTCTTCGGCACCCGCCGCAAGAAGCAGGAGTAG
- a CDS encoding sulfurtransferase produces MTANATPSPVLSAAALQTELAGPRPPVLLDIRWQLGGPNQRPAYEAGHLPGAVYVDLDAELAGPAGSGGRHPLPDPEAFGAVMRRAGVSAGAPVVVYDGGQGWAAARAWWLLRWTGHADVRVLDGGLAAWTAGGGPLSADATPAQEGDFKPNPGAVGLLDADGAAALARTGVLLDARAGERYRGEVEPIDRVGGHIPGALSAPTTENTGPDGLLRAPDTLRERFAALGVRADGPAPVGVYCGSGVSGAHEVLALETAGIPAALYAGSWSEWSSDPAREVAVGDLPG; encoded by the coding sequence ATGACTGCGAACGCCACCCCTTCCCCGGTCCTCTCGGCCGCCGCTCTGCAGACCGAACTGGCCGGCCCCCGGCCGCCGGTCCTCCTGGACATCCGCTGGCAGCTCGGCGGCCCGAACCAGCGGCCCGCGTACGAGGCGGGGCACCTGCCGGGCGCCGTCTACGTCGACCTCGACGCGGAACTCGCTGGCCCGGCGGGGTCGGGGGGCCGCCATCCGCTCCCCGACCCGGAGGCGTTCGGCGCGGTGATGCGGCGGGCCGGCGTCTCGGCGGGGGCGCCCGTGGTCGTGTACGACGGCGGCCAGGGCTGGGCGGCGGCGCGGGCGTGGTGGCTGTTGCGCTGGACGGGTCACGCGGACGTACGGGTCCTGGACGGGGGACTGGCCGCGTGGACGGCCGGGGGCGGCCCCCTCTCGGCGGACGCCACCCCTGCACAGGAGGGTGATTTCAAGCCAAATCCCGGTGCGGTCGGGCTCCTGGACGCGGACGGGGCGGCGGCGCTGGCCCGGACGGGGGTCCTGCTGGACGCGCGGGCGGGGGAGCGCTACCGGGGCGAGGTGGAACCCATCGACCGCGTCGGCGGACACATCCCGGGCGCGCTGTCGGCCCCGACCACGGAAAACACGGGCCCGGACGGCCTGCTGCGGGCGCCGGACACCCTGCGGGAGCGCTTCGCGGCGCTCGGCGTGCGCGCGGACGGCCCGGCTCCGGTCGGCGTGTACTGCGGCTCGGGCGTCTCCGGGGCCCACGAGGTCCTGGCCCTGGAGACGGCGGGCATCCCGGCGGCCCTGTACGCGGGCAGCTGGTCGGAGTGGTCCTCGGACCCGGCGCGCGAGGTTGCCGTGGGCGACCTGCCCGGATAG
- a CDS encoding VOC family protein, whose protein sequence is MTEASEATRRTPGTPCWASLMVHSLGSTEEFYADLFGWEYEPGPEQLGPYVRAMLDGREVAGIGELPPDQHLPVAWTTYLATDDADATAESIRSCGGTVAVGPLDAGAAGRVAICSDPLGAIFGLWQAGAHLGTWSAGTSGIPVWNELVTQDASTVGKFYEHVFGHEARAHADASDDFDHLTLFLEGRPVAAVHGVGRALPHDRGPHWMTYFEVEDTDAAADRVERLGGRIITPPREGLSGRLATVADPEGAVFALVHTRR, encoded by the coding sequence ATGACCGAGGCATCGGAAGCAACGCGGCGCACGCCCGGCACGCCGTGCTGGGCGAGCCTGATGGTGCACAGCCTCGGAAGCACCGAGGAGTTCTACGCCGACCTGTTCGGCTGGGAGTACGAGCCCGGCCCCGAGCAGCTGGGCCCGTACGTCCGGGCCATGCTCGACGGGCGGGAGGTGGCCGGCATCGGCGAGCTGCCGCCGGACCAGCACCTGCCGGTGGCGTGGACGACGTACCTCGCCACGGACGACGCCGACGCGACAGCCGAATCGATCCGCTCCTGCGGCGGCACGGTCGCGGTGGGGCCGCTGGACGCCGGAGCGGCCGGTCGGGTGGCCATCTGCTCGGACCCGCTGGGCGCGATCTTCGGACTCTGGCAGGCGGGCGCCCACCTCGGCACCTGGTCGGCCGGGACATCGGGCATCCCGGTGTGGAACGAGCTGGTCACGCAGGACGCCTCGACGGTCGGCAAGTTCTACGAGCACGTCTTCGGCCACGAGGCCAGGGCGCACGCGGACGCCTCCGACGACTTCGACCACCTCACGCTGTTCCTGGAGGGCCGGCCGGTGGCCGCCGTGCACGGGGTCGGCCGGGCCCTGCCGCACGACCGGGGGCCGCACTGGATGACGTACTTCGAGGTCGAGGACACCGATGCGGCCGCCGACCGGGTCGAACGGCTCGGCGGCCGGATCATCACCCCGCCGCGCGAGGGCCTCAGCGGCCGGCTGGCCACGGTGGCGGACCCGGAGGGCGCGGTCTTCGCGCTCGTCCACACCAGGCGGTAG
- a CDS encoding MDR family MFS transporter, giving the protein MDQLITEDPTRIGPYRLIARLGAGGMGLVYLGRSEGGRTVAVKVVQAEYAGNPDFRKRFAREVAAARRVGGSWTAAVLDADPEAAVPWVATQYIPGPDLHAVVAKDFGPLPEYSVHTLANRLALALQAVHEAGLIHRDLKPSNVLVTVDGPRVIDFGIARAMDSLAGDSLLTNTGMLIGSPGFMSPEQVRGLELTPASDVFCLGAVLVYAATGRLLFGAADTGLNAHLFRVAEEEADLTGVPEELLDLVRACLHKDPARRPTPRQVAERTATDRAAEWLPGAVLAQLGRHAALLLDYAPAMPAETPAARPDPRVAPAQPQHQPQPRLQPTPPPPEYAPTEAPLQDSGSPYPGRWRGLAVAAVVQLMVVLSATVSGMGLSSVQHDLGLASGDLGPLFNLYWLVFGALLLLGGHVTDLVGRRRALIIGLAGFAAVSVLGGAAAGPGMLLWARVLQGVFAALLTPAALSLLVAGFTDPKERGRAFGVYATIAGGGAALGLLAGGFLIDALNWRWCLYLAVPLAVIALLLTLSLPRELPGRTGARLDLLGTCLGSAALAALLYGFLEAGSRGWANVLVPVVLVAGGLLLGAFLWWQSRAAEPLLAPYVFGDRNRLGCLLAMLLAGIGFIILSTATTFHMTQVIGYGSATAGLLLLPVVAAVAIGSAVSALLLHRAAPQILIAAGLVLTAGGLLLLTGLEAGDAYQVKVLPGMLLTGVGIGLAFVPIFATATAAVVPRHAGAASAAVVTAQQLGEAVGAMLLGVAMESLRRTEASESVTEMIWGGYTTALWWAFGAVLLGGLIGGLMVTSAMPRGAVRQAAPAPW; this is encoded by the coding sequence GTGGACCAGCTGATCACCGAAGACCCGACCCGTATCGGCCCGTACCGCCTGATCGCCCGGCTGGGCGCCGGCGGAATGGGCCTGGTCTACCTCGGCCGCTCCGAGGGTGGGCGCACCGTGGCCGTGAAGGTGGTGCAAGCCGAGTACGCCGGCAACCCGGACTTCCGCAAGCGGTTCGCCCGTGAAGTGGCCGCCGCCCGGCGGGTGGGCGGGAGTTGGACGGCGGCCGTGCTCGACGCCGACCCCGAGGCCGCCGTGCCCTGGGTGGCGACCCAGTACATCCCGGGGCCCGACCTGCACGCCGTGGTCGCCAAGGACTTCGGGCCGCTGCCCGAGTACTCGGTCCACACCCTCGCCAACCGCCTCGCCCTCGCCCTGCAGGCCGTGCACGAGGCGGGTCTGATCCACCGTGACCTCAAGCCGTCCAACGTGCTCGTCACCGTCGACGGACCCCGCGTCATCGACTTCGGCATCGCCCGGGCGATGGACAGCCTCGCCGGGGACAGCCTGCTCACCAACACCGGCATGCTGATCGGCTCTCCCGGCTTCATGTCGCCGGAACAGGTCCGCGGCCTCGAACTCACACCCGCCAGCGACGTCTTCTGCCTCGGCGCCGTCCTCGTCTACGCCGCCACCGGACGCCTGCTGTTCGGCGCCGCGGACACCGGCCTCAACGCCCACCTCTTCCGCGTGGCCGAGGAGGAGGCGGACCTGACCGGCGTGCCGGAGGAGCTCCTCGACCTCGTGCGCGCCTGCCTGCACAAGGACCCGGCCAGGCGCCCCACGCCCCGGCAGGTGGCCGAGCGCACGGCGACGGACCGGGCCGCGGAATGGCTGCCGGGCGCCGTCCTGGCACAACTCGGACGCCACGCGGCGCTGTTGCTGGACTACGCCCCCGCGATGCCCGCCGAAACCCCGGCCGCGCGGCCGGACCCCCGCGTCGCGCCCGCGCAGCCCCAGCACCAGCCCCAGCCCCGGCTGCAGCCGACGCCGCCACCGCCCGAGTACGCGCCGACCGAGGCCCCCCTGCAGGACTCCGGGTCCCCGTATCCCGGGCGTTGGCGGGGCCTGGCGGTGGCCGCCGTGGTGCAGCTGATGGTCGTGCTCTCCGCGACGGTCTCCGGCATGGGGCTGTCCTCCGTCCAGCACGACCTCGGCCTCGCCAGCGGCGACCTGGGCCCGCTGTTCAACCTCTACTGGCTCGTCTTCGGCGCGCTGCTGCTGCTCGGCGGGCACGTCACGGACCTGGTGGGGCGCAGGCGGGCCCTGATCATCGGCCTGGCCGGGTTCGCCGCGGTCTCCGTACTCGGCGGCGCGGCCGCCGGGCCCGGCATGCTGCTCTGGGCCCGTGTCCTGCAGGGTGTCTTCGCCGCGCTGCTGACACCGGCGGCGCTCTCCCTGCTGGTCGCCGGCTTCACCGACCCCAAGGAACGCGGCAGGGCCTTCGGGGTCTACGCCACGATCGCGGGCGGCGGTGCGGCCCTCGGGCTGCTCGCCGGCGGCTTCCTCATCGACGCCCTGAACTGGCGCTGGTGCCTGTACCTGGCCGTCCCCCTCGCGGTGATCGCCCTGCTGCTCACGCTCTCCCTGCCGCGCGAGCTCCCGGGCCGGACCGGCGCCCGCCTCGACCTGCTCGGCACGTGCCTCGGCTCAGCCGCACTCGCGGCCCTGCTCTACGGCTTCCTCGAAGCCGGCTCGCGCGGCTGGGCGAACGTCCTGGTGCCGGTCGTGCTCGTGGCCGGCGGCCTCCTGCTCGGCGCTTTCCTGTGGTGGCAGAGCAGGGCGGCCGAGCCGCTCCTCGCGCCGTACGTCTTCGGGGACCGCAACCGCCTCGGCTGCCTCCTCGCCATGCTCCTGGCCGGGATCGGATTCATCATCCTGTCCACGGCCACGACCTTCCACATGACGCAGGTCATCGGGTACGGATCCGCCACGGCCGGGCTGCTCCTCCTGCCCGTGGTCGCCGCGGTCGCCATCGGCTCCGCCGTCTCCGCCCTGCTGCTGCACCGCGCCGCGCCGCAGATCCTGATCGCCGCGGGACTGGTGCTCACCGCCGGCGGGCTGCTGCTCCTGACCGGCCTCGAAGCCGGTGACGCCTACCAGGTGAAGGTGCTGCCCGGCATGCTCCTCACCGGCGTCGGCATCGGTCTGGCCTTCGTGCCGATCTTCGCCACCGCGACCGCCGCCGTCGTCCCGCGGCACGCCGGTGCGGCCTCCGCGGCCGTCGTCACGGCCCAGCAGCTGGGCGAGGCGGTCGGCGCCATGCTGCTCGGCGTCGCCATGGAGTCGCTCCGCCGCACCGAGGCGTCGGAGTCGGTCACCGAGATGATCTGGGGCGGCTACACCACCGCCCTGTGGTGGGCGTTCGGAGCCGTGCTGCTCGGGGGTCTGATCGGCGGGCTGATGGTCACCTCCGCGATGCCGCGGGGCGCCGTACGGCAGGCCGCCCCGGCGCCCTGGTAG
- a CDS encoding DUF11 domain-containing protein, translating into MSGTVRPTATGARDNRESAAPAVRETFDYLVTVTNRGPSSARQVRVTDRLPPSLEFVSSRDGCAPSGSTAVCGPLATLAAGASHTWVITVRLAAGYHGDGADIVNEAVVDAATSDPDSRNNTSSLTGLKVPPSARTADLSLRKTALLAKGREHVKPGEKFTYLITVLNQGPATARRLQVTDRLPASLALLSSPDDCEIPKGGDRLVVCPPLERLAAGEKAEFRITVRAAGGDRAAQPPAGRCTPIENVARVTSASFDPDLSDNANEPGTTGPKGGRLCLVSDRNEDQHGREDGHEDQDDREDQDGQHGQDGQHGQDGQDGHRGQEDHHGREDHHGGPDHHAAKGDLADSGAGVPRWLMWASAALMAGGAMLRTVFRARA; encoded by the coding sequence GTGTCCGGCACGGTGCGGCCCACCGCGACCGGCGCCCGGGACAACCGGGAGAGCGCGGCCCCGGCGGTGCGGGAGACCTTCGACTACCTCGTGACGGTGACCAACCGGGGCCCGTCCTCCGCCCGGCAGGTCCGCGTCACCGACCGCCTGCCGCCCTCCTTGGAGTTCGTCTCGTCCCGGGACGGCTGCGCCCCGAGCGGCAGCACCGCGGTGTGCGGGCCGTTGGCCACCCTCGCGGCGGGCGCCTCGCACACGTGGGTGATCACCGTGCGGCTCGCGGCCGGCTACCACGGGGACGGCGCGGACATCGTCAACGAGGCGGTCGTCGACGCGGCCACCTCGGATCCGGACTCCCGGAACAACACCTCCTCCCTGACCGGCCTGAAGGTCCCGCCCAGTGCGCGGACGGCCGATCTGTCGCTGCGCAAGACGGCGCTGCTCGCGAAGGGGCGGGAGCACGTCAAGCCGGGCGAGAAGTTCACGTACCTGATCACGGTGCTCAACCAGGGCCCGGCGACGGCGCGGCGGCTCCAGGTCACCGACCGGCTGCCGGCCTCGCTGGCCCTGCTCTCCTCACCCGACGACTGCGAGATCCCGAAGGGCGGGGACCGACTGGTGGTGTGTCCGCCGCTGGAGCGGCTGGCGGCCGGGGAGAAGGCGGAGTTCCGGATCACCGTACGGGCCGCCGGCGGGGACCGGGCGGCCCAGCCACCGGCCGGCAGGTGCACGCCCATCGAGAACGTCGCACGCGTCACCTCGGCGAGTTTCGACCCCGACCTCTCGGACAACGCCAACGAGCCCGGTACGACGGGGCCGAAAGGCGGCCGCCTGTGCCTGGTGTCCGACAGGAACGAGGACCAGCACGGCCGTGAGGACGGCCACGAGGACCAGGACGACCGGGAAGACCAGGACGGACAGCACGGCCAGGACGGACAGCACGGCCAGGACGGCCAGGACGGCCACCGAGGCCAGGAGGACCACCACGGCCGCGAGGACCACCACGGCGGTCCGGACCACCACGCCGCCAAGGGCGACCTGGCCGACTCCGGCGCCGGTGTCCCGCGGTGGCTCATGTGGGCCTCGGCCGCCCTGATGGCCGGCGGAGCGATGCTGCGGACGGTCTTCCGGGCACGGGCTTGA